A genomic stretch from Acropora palmata chromosome 13, jaAcrPala1.3, whole genome shotgun sequence includes:
- the LOC141863332 gene encoding synaptophysin-like isoform X1, which translates to MKLNEKPNIEILKEPKGFIKGIELVFIGRHLSTFLALEKLCIITIFAFSLVAGFIGRFAFDVKCKGSPAFNVHGDFPYPFDDVTIYTTTPCENMTTTGLKNLSEKVDYRSDAQYFVFTGVTSMLFVLVATGYYVFFEDRARDATSTDVGLLSFPVVDFVFTILLVVFWFTSSIAWAAAVSGLRNATNQESVFKNYVACTINQCVSFEGASYGAPVVAVLLGFLNVFVWGGNLWFLFKETPWHSPRSSGVKGGEIPQQDPPHQDTPSAI; encoded by the exons atgaaattgaatgaaaaaccCAACATTGAGATTCTAAAGGAGCCGAAGGGATTTATAAAAGGCATTGAGCTA GTGTTCATAGGCAGGCATTTGTCCACTTTCCTTGCTTTGGAGAAgctgtgt aTCATCACTATctttgcattttcattggtGGCAGGCTTTATTGGCCGTTTTGCATTTGATGTTAAATGCAAGGGTAGTCCCGCTTTTAATGTTCATGGGGATTTCCCTTATCCATTTGATGACGTAACAATTTATACTACAACACCTTGTGAAAATATGACAACGACAGGACTAAAGAACTTGTCAGAGAAAGTTGACTACCGATCAGATGCtcagtattttgttttcaccGGAGTGACGTCAATGTTATTTGTTCTTGTGGCTACTGGTTATTATGTGTTCTTTGAAGACAGAGCTAGAGATGCTACTTCCACTGATGTTGGCCTGCTTTCTTTTCCTGTTGTG GATTTTGTTTTTACGATTCTCCTGGTGGTGTTTTGGTTCACAAGCTCCATTGCTTGGGCAGCTGCAGTATCTGGCCTCAGGAATGCAACAAATCAGGAAAGTGTATTCAAGAACTATGTTGCATGTACAATCAATCAGTGTGTGTCCTTTGAGGGTGCAAGTTATGGAGCCCCTGTTGTTGCTGTG TTGCTTGGTTTCCTGAATGTCTTTGTGTGGGGTGGAAATCTGTGGTtccttttcaaagaaactcCTTGGCACAGTCCCAGAAGTTCTGGAGTGAAAGGTGGAGAGATACCCCAGCAGGATCCACCTCACCAAGATACTCCCTCAGCCATTTAA
- the LOC141863332 gene encoding synaptophysin-like isoform X2 — protein sequence MKLNEKPNIEILKEPKGFIKGIELIITIFAFSLVAGFIGRFAFDVKCKGSPAFNVHGDFPYPFDDVTIYTTTPCENMTTTGLKNLSEKVDYRSDAQYFVFTGVTSMLFVLVATGYYVFFEDRARDATSTDVGLLSFPVVDFVFTILLVVFWFTSSIAWAAAVSGLRNATNQESVFKNYVACTINQCVSFEGASYGAPVVAVLLGFLNVFVWGGNLWFLFKETPWHSPRSSGVKGGEIPQQDPPHQDTPSAI from the exons atgaaattgaatgaaaaaccCAACATTGAGATTCTAAAGGAGCCGAAGGGATTTATAAAAGGCATTGAGCTA aTCATCACTATctttgcattttcattggtGGCAGGCTTTATTGGCCGTTTTGCATTTGATGTTAAATGCAAGGGTAGTCCCGCTTTTAATGTTCATGGGGATTTCCCTTATCCATTTGATGACGTAACAATTTATACTACAACACCTTGTGAAAATATGACAACGACAGGACTAAAGAACTTGTCAGAGAAAGTTGACTACCGATCAGATGCtcagtattttgttttcaccGGAGTGACGTCAATGTTATTTGTTCTTGTGGCTACTGGTTATTATGTGTTCTTTGAAGACAGAGCTAGAGATGCTACTTCCACTGATGTTGGCCTGCTTTCTTTTCCTGTTGTG GATTTTGTTTTTACGATTCTCCTGGTGGTGTTTTGGTTCACAAGCTCCATTGCTTGGGCAGCTGCAGTATCTGGCCTCAGGAATGCAACAAATCAGGAAAGTGTATTCAAGAACTATGTTGCATGTACAATCAATCAGTGTGTGTCCTTTGAGGGTGCAAGTTATGGAGCCCCTGTTGTTGCTGTG TTGCTTGGTTTCCTGAATGTCTTTGTGTGGGGTGGAAATCTGTGGTtccttttcaaagaaactcCTTGGCACAGTCCCAGAAGTTCTGGAGTGAAAGGTGGAGAGATACCCCAGCAGGATCCACCTCACCAAGATACTCCCTCAGCCATTTAA
- the LOC141864156 gene encoding large ribosomal subunit protein eL20-like yields MKIRGELKEFEIIGRAVPSEKDESPPLYKMRIFAPDEVVAKSKYWYFCSRLKKIKKTRGEIVSCQQIFERKPLKIKNFGVWIRYDSRSGTHNMYREYRDLTVTGAVTSCYRDMAARHRARGSSIQIIKVNAIPAKKCRRPYIKQFHNSKIKFPLPHRIIKSEFSSKFVAKRPNTFYF; encoded by the exons ATGAAGATACGTGGAGAG CTTAAGGAATTTGAAATCATTGGCAGAGCTGTACCAAGCGAAAAAGATGAATCACCACCTCTCTACAAAATGAGAATTTTTGCCCCAGATGAAGTTGTGGCCAAATCAAAATACTGGTATTTTTGCTCAAGGTTGAAAAAGATCAAGAAAACTCGTGGAGAAATTGTTTCATGTCAACAG ATCTTTGAGAGGAAGCCCTTGAAAATTAAGAACTTTGGTGTTTGGATACGTTATGATTCTCGCAGTGGAACCCATAACATGTACAGGGAGTATCGGGACTTGACAGTCACTGGTGCTGTAACATCTTGTT ATCGTGATATGGCAGCCAGGCATCGTGCTCGTGGATCTAGCATTCAGATCATAAAAGTAAATGCAATTCCTGCCAAGAAATGCAGAAGGCCATATATCAAGCAATTCCAT AATAGCAAGATAAAGTTTCCTCTGCCTCACCGAATCATCAAGTCAGAGTTCTCATCCAAATTTGTGGCCAAACGTCCTAACACTTTCTACTTCTAA
- the LOC141864155 gene encoding putative N-acetyltransferase camello yields MFNTECESANLISATGSCHLPTLDRDLRVRRFQNADTHRIHNLFLEETRCLLWPMFVQTVRGPPAVLLHIVLLALGVVFARSFVFALFGVVVAVSVIFVYIYRWFHQYLTTSLKGDLANITQHYLSKAKSNFLVAEFDNSIVGFIAVEEKSEHIAAVRRISVETCFQRKRKYIASRLLQEALKFCQKCDYDEVVVEIPGTNKTKTYRMDHSEIKIKTEVFVARQG; encoded by the exons ATGTTCAACACAGAATGCGAAAGTGCCAACTTGATTTCAGCAACAGGTAGCTGTCATTTGCCGACTTTGGACCGGGATTTGCGCGTCAGACGATTTCAAAATGCGGATACGCACCGCATTCACAATTTATTCTTGGAGGAAACACGATGCCTGTTATGGCCTATGTTTGTGCAAACTGTTCGTGGCCCACCGGCTGTTCTCCTTCACATAGTTTTGTTGGCTTTAGGGGTTGTTTTCGCGCGTTCCTTTGTCTTTGCCCTGTTTGGTGTTGTGGTTGCCGTCTCTGTTATATTCGTGTACATTTACAGATGGTTTCATCAATATCTGACCACTTCACTAAAAGGAGATTTGGCCAATATTACACAA CACTACCTCTCGAAAGCCAAGTCTAACTTTCTTGTAGCGGAGTTCGACAACTCGATAGTTGGCTTCATCGCTGTGGAGGAAAAATCGGAACATATTGCGGCCGTTAGGCGTATTTCAGTAGAAACATGTTTTCAAAGGAAGAGAAAATATATTGCCTCGAGGCTATTACAGGAAGCCTTGAAGTTTTGCCAAAAATGTGATTACGACGAAGTGGTGGTGGAAATCCCCGGAACTAACAAGACAAAGACTTACAGAATGGATCACAGCGAGATAAAGATTAAAACAGAAGTCTTTGTTGCGCGGCAAGGTTGA